The Phaseolus vulgaris cultivar G19833 chromosome 5, P. vulgaris v2.0, whole genome shotgun sequence genomic interval ATTACCTCCAAACCTAAGTCAATGTGGATCACTTTCTACGTTGCCTTTTTAGCTCTTCTACTTATTCCAGCTCATGCTCAACCAGGTTCGTCAAAACACCAACTATTTCTTTTCTCGAACAACTTCATTATATCATTATATTTGCTGtgctaaaataatataaagaagagagacaaaagagaaaaagaacaaaaataaatttaagtatcATGGGGGAGAAAAAGGGGTATTGGATGAACATTTTGTATTGAATTCTCTCTCTATTTGTTTTCCTtgtctttttttaaattctgttaGTGCGTGTGGGTTGTGACTCTTCTATCTTTGTACCCTTTTTCTGAAAATGAATAGTACACACACAACATCCATCTAGTTTTCGTTTTGCAGTCTTAATTGTTTTCTCTGGCCATTgggattatatttttttttatcaacaaagaataaataaaataaaataagacacTTCAGGGTTATCCTAACTCTTATACAAAACACTCAAACCAAGTTTCCTAACACCCTACCAACACAAGATCCAACAAACAATACACTACAAACTAACAATAAAAACTAGTTCAAGATGTAGGAACCCAACAAATACAATTACATCAACCCACCAAGAGATCACACTCTCATTATAGGACAAGTATCCCACAACAAAATAGGATCTTTGCCAACAGACGGAGGTGCCAAACCAAGTGCCAAACTCGACACACCGATCCTACAAAAGGAACAAGTACGCCAAAAAGAAATCCACCAAATAGATCACACCATTAGGGTTATCATGTGCACATTACTTAAGTAAGCTCATGTTGGTTTAGTGACCTTTTATCCTTCAAGCGAAGAAGACTTCACTCTCTCTTTTTGTAGCAACTTTAACAGTAATATATGCAATTTTATGTTTTAGGATTCATCAGCATAGATTGCGGAGCTGAAGCAGGTGTCAGCTACACTGAGCAATCACTAACCATAAATTACGTTTCCGATGAAAATTTCATAAATACTGGTGTGAGAGGCACAATAGCATCTGAAGAGATCAACAGGAACAATCAACAACAACTGTGGAATCTGAGAAGCTTCCCGGAAGGAAAAAGGAACTGCTACAAAATAAACGTCACAAGAGGCTCTAATTATCTCATCCGCACTACTTTTCTGTATGGAAATTATGATGGCCGAAATATGTTACCAATGTTTGATCTTCTTCTGGGAGCTAACGTGTGGGATACAGTTACTATAGAAAATGCATCCCTTGACCAATCCAAGGAGATCATACATGTGCCTTCACTGGATTTCATACAAATCTGTCTGGTTAACACAGGAAATGGTACACCATTTATAACAGCCATTGAATTGAGGACTTTGAAAAATGATACATATGTCACTCAATTTGGATCACTGGAACTTTACAAAAACTGGCGTTTCGATTTGGGTTCTAACAGAAGCTACAGGTGAAATCATAGTTATCGATTAAGTCTGCTGCCGTATAagattgattgattattggatTTATTCTGATTTTCTCACAGGTACTGGGTTGATGTTTATGATCGTTTCTGGTATGTCTGGATTCCAGATGATTGGACAAAGCTAAGTGCTTCGATTCCAGATGATTCTTTGAAACAGAACGATTACCGACCGGGAGCAACCATCATGAGCACCGCAGTTACACCGGCAAATGATAGTGCTCCGTTGGTAATAAGATGGGAGCCAAAAGATGAAACTGAGGAATTCTATGTTTACCTGCACTTCACGGAGCTTCAAGCGTTAACCGGGAATCAGACAAGAGAATTCAACATCATGAGCAACGGTAAATTATGGTTTCCAAATTGTTCTCCGGAGTACATGAAAGTCAACACTTTATATAGCAAGTCAGGCACCAGCGggaaagaaattaaattttccCTCGAGAGAACCGAAAATTCAACCCTGCCTCCCATCATCAGTGCCTTTGAAATCTACAGAGTAATAGACTTACAGAAACCTGAAACACTCCAAGGAGAtggtatttttcattttttgaatCCATTTATTTGGTTTTCACTATTGTACATGAACTTAACTACATTCTTCTCCTCTTTTGCATTTGAAAAAAAGTTGATGCGATTACAAGCATAAAGTCAGTTTATGGAGTGAAAAGAGATTGGGAAGGTGATCCATGCGCCCCTGCAGCCTACTTGTGGGATGGTCTCAATTGTTCTTATAATGGAATTGAGTCACCAAGAATCACAGCTTTGTAAGTCATGCTTACCAAATTTCTATTATTGCTTTATAAAACTGAGATGatattgtatataaatataactattGATTGAGCAAAACAGGAATTTATCTTCAAGTGGATTGTCAGGAAAGATAGACCCTTCAATCTCAAAGCTCACCATGTTGGAGAAGCTGtgagtttttttgtttttcttctcaGTTTTAAATCTTGTTTATCTGgttttaaatctttttattaattatcCTACCCACTTATCTGTAAGATATTCTTTTGACTTTAGGCACATGTGTCAAGATTTAAACATACTTAGTATAGCCAATCTATTTGTTTTTCAGGGATTTATCTAACAATAACTTAAATGGTGAAGTTCCTGATTTTCTGATTCATTTGCAACACTTGAAGATCTTGTAAGTTATTTCATTTACTGGAACACTATATATTATTCTCTGTATCAGATAATAGAATACGATATTTGTTTTAGAAACTTGGAGAAGAATGACCTCTCCGGTTCAATTCCCTCTGCACTTATTGAAAAATCACACGAAGGTTCTCTCTCTCTAAGGTATGAATCTAACTAAAAAGTCTCAAATTCATAATATGGTGACTTATGATGCTGATTTAAGGCATTTGAGATTCATTTATAAATGATCCACAAATTTCTGAGCTCAAGCAAAATAAATTGaagtattatttaaattatggattatttGTAAGGTTTACTGAGACCTGAAACATAATTTTTCTGTGATTTCCATGCTAGTGTGGATCAAAATCCATATCTATGTGAATCTGGTCAATGCAACGTGacgaaaaagaaaaacattgttACACCCATAGTAGTATCAATTTGTGGAGTTTTAATTCTTCTAATAGCCGTTCCAATACTGTGGAttattaaaaggaaaaaatcAAAAGGTAATGCTGAAGTAATTACGGTAAGTTCGTATTTTCTATAAACATTTtaccaaaaatattatttttaacctattcattttcaaaatatttttgaaaaatttacaGATTCGGTGGCAGTAAATCATCAGAATGAGATTTCACAGCAATCCACAGAAAAGGATGATTCTTTCCTGCAACGCAAAAGTCAAATGTATTCATACTATGATGTCCTTCAAATCACTAACAATTTCAATAGAATTATCGGTAAAGGAGGATTTGGAACAGTTTACCTGGGCTTTATCGATGAGACTCCAGTTGCAGTGAAAATGCTTTCCCCATCAGCAGTTCATGGTTATCAACAATTTCAGGCAGAGGTAAGTTATTAATCAATTTACTCTCTAGGTTTTTGAGCTTGGTACCAAACCTGTATAGTTTAACATGATTGTGATTTTGATTTCCAGGTTAAACTTCTAATCAGAGTTCATCACAAAAATTTGACATCCCTTATTGGTTATTGTAACGAAGGAAGCAACCAGGGTCTCATATATGAGTACATGGCTAAAGGGAACTTACGAGAACATCTCTCAGGTTGGTTCCAAATAAcactatttttttgttaaaaatttgtGAAATCAATTTCCAAGTTTGATTCATTTCTGAAACTCTTTATATGGAATTTGTAATATTGGAGAACTGTATGAGTCGTATGACTAACTTGTactgaagaaaaacaaacaTGTATAGAAAGTTACAGAAGTTGGTTCGTGTAGGTAAATACAACGAATCACCATTCTTGAGCTGGAAGGAAAGACTTCGTGTAGCAGTGGATGCAGCCCAAGGTTAGAAAGTAAAATTCAAATTATGAATTCTTGTTAACTCCCTTTTACCTTCTTAACACAATCTAATATCAGGGTTGGAATATCTGCAAAATGGTTGCAAGCCTCCTATAATCCACAGAGATGTAAAATCTGCAAACATCTTGTTGGATGAACACTTCCAAGCAAAATTATCTGATTTCGGTCTATCCAAAGTTGTCCCAGATGATGGGGCATCTCATGTGTCAACTATTGTCGCTGGTACTCTTGGTTATCTGGACCCTCAGTAAGTACTTTAATTATTGCCCTTTCCATCATTATCTAGGAAAATTTAGTGAGAAATAATTTGGGTTACATGATTTCTGCTGCAGCTACCACTCTTCCAATAGATTAACACAGAAAAGTGATGTTTATAGCTTTGGAGTTGTTCTTTTGGAAATAATCACAAATCAATCAGTAATGGCAGGGAATGAAGAAAATGGTCACATAAGTGAACGAGTTAGCTCCATGATATCTACAGGGGATATCAGGGCCATAGTTGACTCAAGGTTAGAAGGAAATTTTGACATTAACTCCGCATGGAAAGCCCTAGAAATAGCAATGGCTTGTGTTTCTCCAAATCCAAACGAAAGGCCAAtgatgagtgtggtggtgaTTGAACTACAGGCGACTTTAGCGACGGAATTAGCTAGAACAGAGCATAATAATGGTGGTGATTCTAGGTATTCAGTTGCAGCGGTCAGCGTGGATTTAGATACCGAATTTATGCCCTTGGCTAGGTAAAAGCTACTCAATATGAGAATAATAGAATAACGTTGTAACAAGGGAAAGTGATGTTGTACAAGAAGTTGGTTATTAGTGCTTTACTTTTATCAGTTTTCTGAATCTGTGTTGTTTAGCagtaataaaagttaaaaatattattatggaTTTGTAAATTAAAGTTGCCAAAAATAATCATTCtagcattttttattattttattgctttgttaatttttctattgaagtttatctttagaattttttattaacaaatactTAGCTTAAACTCAAGAAAAGTAATGAGAAAATATTAAGACATAGAGGATTCTTACAGTTTTGATATATGCGGAAATATGTTATATAAGTTAGTaataataagttaaaattaataatatgttaTATAAGTTAGTAACAATAAGTTAGCTTCTTCATTTTCCATCATGATAGTTTCCTCCTTACTTTGTCTACAACCTCCTTTCAAAACTAATTTTTCTTCTGGTTTTCCTGAACTTTTAAACCAAGGTATTTGAACGGCATTGACATTTGAGCACAGTTAAACATATTGGCATAGACCTCTAGCTGCTGACTTTGGACGCCTACAACTCCAATCCTCATCTTATGAAATTTCACTTTTAAATCAGTCGCTAATTCAAAACATATAAGGATTGTCTTAATTGTGATAACATCTTGGTTTGTAGCTTGGCAAATCACCAAAGTGTCATCTGCGAACTGAAGCATTGAAACTTCTACCTGGCCATCCCCAACTTCCACCccttttaacttatttttgttCACTGCTTTTCTTACTAGGCCTGCCAAACCTCCCACAATGaccaaaaagagaaaattagCGATTGAGTCCCCTTGTCTTAGACCCTTGTGAGAATGAATTCTCAAGTAGGACTACCATTAATCAAAACTAACAAAGAAGATGACTCCAAAAACATCCTTTTTCACAAAGTCATAAACTTTTTCATAATCGACTTTTATTATTAGTCTTGACCTTTTTTCCTTTATAAGATCCTTCACCACTTC includes:
- the LOC137835887 gene encoding LRR receptor-like serine/threonine-protein kinase IOS1, with the translated sequence MWITFYVAFLALLLIPAHAQPGFISIDCGAEAGVSYTEQSLTINYVSDENFINTGVRGTIASEEINRNNQQQLWNLRSFPEGKRNCYKINVTRGSNYLIRTTFLYGNYDGRNMLPMFDLLLGANVWDTVTIENASLDQSKEIIHVPSLDFIQICLVNTGNGTPFITAIELRTLKNDTYVTQFGSLELYKNWRFDLGSNRSYRYWVDVYDRFWYVWIPDDWTKLSASIPDDSLKQNDYRPGATIMSTAVTPANDSAPLVIRWEPKDETEEFYVYLHFTELQALTGNQTREFNIMSNGKLWFPNCSPEYMKVNTLYSKSGTSGKEIKFSLERTENSTLPPIISAFEIYRVIDLQKPETLQGDVDAITSIKSVYGVKRDWEGDPCAPAAYLWDGLNCSYNGIESPRITALNLSSSGLSGKIDPSISKLTMLEKLDLSNNNLNGEVPDFLIHLQHLKILNLEKNDLSGSIPSALIEKSHEGSLSLSVDQNPYLCESGQCNVTKKKNIVTPIVVSICGVLILLIAVPILWIIKRKKSKDSVAVNHQNEISQQSTEKDDSFLQRKSQMYSYYDVLQITNNFNRIIGKGGFGTVYLGFIDETPVAVKMLSPSAVHGYQQFQAEVKLLIRVHHKNLTSLIGYCNEGSNQGLIYEYMAKGNLREHLSGKYNESPFLSWKERLRVAVDAAQGLEYLQNGCKPPIIHRDVKSANILLDEHFQAKLSDFGLSKVVPDDGASHVSTIVAGTLGYLDPHYHSSNRLTQKSDVYSFGVVLLEIITNQSVMAGNEENGHISERVSSMISTGDIRAIVDSRLEGNFDINSAWKALEIAMACVSPNPNERPMMSVVVIELQATLATELARTEHNNGGDSRYSVAAVSVDLDTEFMPLAR